The following are encoded in a window of bacterium SCSIO 12643 genomic DNA:
- a CDS encoding SBBP repeat-containing protein: MKSLGILILFLYSITLLAVDNENAPSKLEEIQQYIDNQHFGFEENKGQVTGEDASRVKFIYQSGDLSVFLLSTGIAYQFNKIQYSDNTESLDKFQKGILPELMEDLTDEISLETYRMDFKLVGANPNAIITMEGKSKDYNQYYKLNALNVHSYAEITYHDIYPDIDWVIYCKNGVIKYDFIVHPGGNPNQIKIKVIDAEQIKLDDTGSLTMINRMGKVYEDHPISYQGDRKLLTYFELDKDEISFKIPEYNKTELLIIDPVIGWATYYGGLIGERGYACAVDDSGNVYMAGNTTSTNNIAAGGHQNVYLNGGDAFLVKFNAQGVRLWGTYYGGNLGEVGYTCSVDDSGNVYLAGSTRSYANSNSSIAIGGHQNTYGGGYIDAFLVKFNTQGVRQWGTYYGGNTIDVINSSSVDNQGNVYISGITQSTSNIASGGYDNSFNGGPLFGDAFLAKFSSSGTRIWSTYYGGTDEEDRGLCSVDDSGNVYLVGTTRSTTNIASGGMQNTHGGGLSDAFLVKFNSLGGRVWATYYGGTGIDYGTFCASDDSGNVYLTGSTYSGNNIAYGGFQNQFMGGMGYSEGYLVKFSSSGVRKWGTYYGGNHADHGYSCAVDNSGNVYMAGMTRSDTNIAHAGFQDTLSSGGFDDIFLVKFNSIGGRLWGSYYGGIGDEGYPYCAIGDYGSLYMTGITSSTSSMAINGHQNIHGGLNDGFLVKVLCVDSVIDTQYSCSSSYTWINGVTYYASNNTATYVMTNTSGCDSVITLNLTINANTGVDVITACDSYTWINGVTYTSNNFTTLDTLTNVLGCDSVVTLNLTIVNSNTATDTHVACDSYTWINGITYTSSNFTAKDTLINSNGCDSVVMLNLTINSDLVVDDIIACDSYTWIDGVTYTTSNNTAKDTLINSNGCDSIVILNLTINNPTFGVDTQIACDAYTWINGVTYTMNNNTAMDTLTNANGCDSIITLNLTINQSTTGVEVQTACDSYTSVSGKTWTTSGIYQDTLTNALGCDSIVTLTLTINQSTFGIDNQTACDSYTSVSGKTWTTSGVYQDTLTNALGCDSIVTLSLMINHLTTGVDVQSACGSYTWIDGVTYTTSNNTAKDTLINSNGCDSIVTLNLTIYSPTFGVDTQIACDAYTWINGVTYTMNNNTAMDTLTNANGCDSIITLNLTINQSTTGVDIQTACDSYTSVSGKTWTTSGVYQDTLTNANGCDSIVTLILTINNSTTGFDNQIACDSYTSVSGKTWTTSGVYQDTLTNALGCDSIVTLTLIINHLTTGVDVQYACGSYTWIDGITYTANNNTAKDTLTNSNGCDSIVTLNLTINNSTFGVDTQIACDAYTWINGVTYSMNNNTAMDTLTNANGCDSIITLNLTINQSTSGVDIQTACDSYTSVSGKTWTTSGVYQDTLTNTMGCDSIVTLTLTINQSTTGSDTKTACNSYTSVSGKTWTISGVYQDTLTNTLGCDSIVTLSLTITTIDTSLTINGNTISANHTGASYQWLDCSSNYTMIPDQTNFSYTATQSGNYAVEITMNGCTDTSSCVTLTNVGIKDFVFNPNFNVYPNPTGGDVTIDLGRVYQNIEINVFDGVGQQVMGPIQRNNTDKLSLELIGERGVYFIQVEMDGVTSLFNIVKN; encoded by the coding sequence ATGAAATCCCTAGGTATACTGATACTCTTTTTATATTCCATTACTCTCTTAGCCGTAGATAATGAGAATGCACCTTCTAAGTTAGAGGAAATACAACAATATATTGATAACCAACATTTCGGTTTTGAAGAAAACAAAGGACAGGTAACAGGGGAGGATGCTTCCAGAGTGAAGTTTATATATCAAAGCGGTGACCTGTCTGTTTTTCTATTATCCACAGGAATTGCCTATCAATTTAATAAAATTCAATATTCGGATAACACGGAATCATTGGATAAATTCCAAAAGGGTATACTACCTGAGTTAATGGAAGACTTGACTGATGAAATAAGTTTGGAAACTTACCGAATGGACTTTAAGTTAGTAGGTGCCAACCCTAATGCGATCATTACCATGGAAGGAAAAAGTAAAGATTATAATCAATATTACAAGCTTAATGCGTTAAATGTACATTCCTATGCTGAAATCACCTATCATGACATTTATCCAGATATTGATTGGGTTATTTATTGTAAGAATGGGGTAATTAAGTATGACTTTATTGTTCATCCCGGAGGTAATCCAAATCAGATCAAGATAAAAGTAATTGATGCCGAACAAATTAAATTAGATGATACAGGTTCATTAACGATGATCAATCGTATGGGTAAAGTTTATGAAGACCACCCAATAAGTTACCAGGGAGATAGAAAGTTGTTAACTTATTTTGAATTAGATAAGGATGAGATTAGTTTTAAAATTCCAGAGTATAACAAAACGGAATTGTTAATAATAGATCCTGTAATTGGTTGGGCTACTTATTATGGCGGACTTATAGGAGAACGAGGTTATGCTTGTGCTGTAGATGATTCTGGGAATGTATATATGGCAGGAAATACTACTTCTACAAACAATATAGCGGCTGGTGGACATCAAAATGTATATTTAAATGGTGGTGATGCTTTTTTAGTGAAGTTTAATGCACAAGGAGTGCGATTGTGGGGAACGTATTATGGAGGTAATTTAGGAGAAGTTGGATACACCTGTTCAGTAGATGATTCTGGGAATGTGTATTTGGCAGGTTCCACCAGATCGTATGCTAACTCGAACTCAAGTATAGCTATTGGAGGACACCAAAACACTTATGGTGGTGGTTATATTGATGCTTTTTTAGTAAAGTTTAATACACAAGGAGTGCGACAGTGGGGAACGTATTATGGAGGAAATACCATAGATGTGATAAACTCTAGTAGTGTTGACAATCAAGGGAATGTATATATATCTGGTATTACTCAGTCCACATCCAATATAGCTAGTGGTGGTTATGATAATTCATTTAATGGTGGACCATTGTTTGGAGATGCTTTTTTGGCTAAATTTAGTTCTTCAGGAACCCGTATATGGAGTACTTATTATGGTGGAACAGATGAGGAAGATAGAGGACTTTGTTCAGTAGATGATTCTGGGAATGTGTATTTGGTAGGAACTACAAGGTCAACTACCAACATTGCATCAGGAGGGATGCAAAATACACATGGAGGAGGCCTGAGTGATGCTTTTTTGGTGAAATTTAATAGTTTAGGTGGACGAGTTTGGGCTACTTATTATGGTGGGACAGGAATTGATTATGGAACCTTTTGTGCCTCGGATGATTCTGGAAACGTTTATTTAACAGGATCTACATATTCGGGAAACAATATAGCGTATGGAGGTTTCCAAAATCAGTTTATGGGAGGAATGGGATATTCAGAGGGATACTTAGTTAAATTTAGTTCATCTGGAGTTCGAAAATGGGGGACTTATTATGGAGGGAATCATGCGGATCATGGTTATTCTTGTGCAGTTGATAATTCCGGGAATGTATACATGGCTGGGATGACCAGATCAGATACCAATATTGCTCATGCAGGTTTTCAGGATACTTTAAGTTCTGGCGGTTTTGATGATATTTTTTTAGTTAAATTTAATTCTATAGGGGGAAGATTGTGGGGCTCCTATTATGGAGGAATTGGTGATGAGGGATATCCGTATTGTGCCATTGGAGACTATGGAAGTTTATATATGACTGGAATAACATCGTCTACTTCCAGTATGGCTATAAATGGACATCAGAATATTCATGGCGGTCTTAATGATGGTTTTTTGGTCAAAGTTTTATGTGTTGATTCCGTTATAGATACGCAATATTCTTGTTCCAGTAGTTATACCTGGATTAATGGGGTTACTTATTACGCTTCAAATAATACGGCAACATATGTTATGACCAATACTTCTGGGTGTGATAGTGTGATCACGTTAAATCTAACCATTAATGCGAATACAGGGGTGGATGTCATCACAGCATGTGATAGCTATACCTGGATAAATGGAGTAACCTATACCTCCAATAATTTCACTACATTAGATACCTTAACCAACGTACTGGGGTGCGATAGTGTAGTAACTCTTAATCTCACTATAGTTAATTCCAATACTGCTACGGATACGCATGTGGCTTGTGATAGTTATACCTGGATTAATGGAATTACCTATACTTCCAGTAATTTTACTGCTAAGGATACATTAATTAATTCCAATGGTTGCGATAGTGTGGTTATGTTGAATTTAACAATTAACTCCGATCTGGTTGTTGATGATATCATTGCATGTGATAGTTATACATGGATAGATGGGGTGACATATACGACAAGTAATAATACAGCAAAGGATACACTAATTAATTCCAATGGTTGCGATAGTATAGTTATATTGAATCTAACAATCAATAATCCAACATTCGGAGTAGATACTCAAATCGCATGTGATGCTTATACGTGGATCAATGGAGTGACCTATACCATGAATAATAATACTGCAATGGATACTTTGACGAATGCGAATGGTTGCGATAGTATTATAACACTTAATCTAACGATAAATCAGTCAACGACCGGAGTTGAAGTTCAAACAGCTTGTGATAGTTATACCTCAGTGAGCGGTAAAACCTGGACTACATCAGGTATTTATCAAGATACTTTAACAAATGCTTTGGGATGTGATAGTATTGTAACCTTAACACTCACGATAAATCAATCTACATTTGGTATAGATAATCAAACGGCATGTGATAGTTATACCTCAGTAAGTGGTAAAACCTGGACTACATCAGGTGTATATCAGGATACTTTAACAAATGCTTTGGGATGTGATAGTATCGTAACATTAAGCTTAATGATTAATCATCTGACAACAGGAGTGGATGTTCAATCCGCTTGTGGTTCTTATACCTGGATAGATGGGGTGACATATACGACTAGTAATAATACTGCAAAGGATACGCTAATTAATTCCAATGGTTGCGATAGTATAGTTACATTGAATCTAACGATCTATAGTCCAACATTCGGAGTAGATACTCAAATAGCCTGTGATGCTTATACATGGATCAATGGTGTAACTTATACGATGAATAATAATACTGCAATGGATACCTTGACGAATGCGAATGGCTGTGATAGTATTATAACACTTAATCTAACGATAAATCAATCAACGACCGGAGTCGATATTCAAACGGCTTGTGATAGTTATACCTCAGTGAGCGGTAAAACCTGGACTACATCAGGTGTTTACCAGGATACTTTAACGAATGCGAATGGTTGCGATAGTATTGTGACTTTGATACTCACGATAAATAATTCAACAACAGGGTTTGATAATCAAATTGCATGTGATAGTTATACCTCAGTAAGTGGAAAAACTTGGACTACATCAGGTGTATATCAAGATACTTTAACAAATGCTTTGGGATGCGATAGTATAGTGACTTTAACACTTATCATAAATCATTTAACAACTGGTGTTGATGTTCAATATGCTTGTGGTTCCTATACATGGATAGATGGTATTACTTATACAGCTAATAATAACACGGCAAAGGACACCCTAACTAACTCCAATGGTTGCGATAGTATAGTTACGTTGAATCTAACGATCAATAATTCAACATTCGGAGTAGATACTCAAATCGCATGTGATGCTTATACGTGGATCAATGGTGTGACCTATTCTATGAATAATAATACTGCAATGGATACCTTGACGAATGCGAATGGCTGCGATAGTATTATAACCCTTAATCTAACGATAAATCAGTCAACGTCTGGAGTGGATATTCAAACAGCTTGTGATAGTTATACCTCTGTGAGTGGTAAAACCTGGACGACATCTGGTGTATATCAGGATACTTTAACGAATACTATGGGATGTGATAGCATTGTGACTCTGACGCTCACAATAAATCAATCAACCACAGGATCGGATACGAAAACGGCATGTAATAGTTATACCTCAGTAAGTGGTAAAACCTGGACTATATCAGGTGTATATCAAGATACTTTAACAAATACTTTAGGGTGTGATAGTATCGTAACATTAAGCTTAACGATTACTACAATTGATACATCTTTAACTATAAACGGAAATACGATTAGTGCGAATCATACTGGCGCAAGCTATCAATGGTTAGATTGTTCTTCAAATTATACAATGATTCCTGATCAAACTAATTTTAGTTATACGGCAACGCAAAGTGGCAATTATGCTGTAGAAATAACAATGAATGGTTGTACAGACACATCATCTTGTGTTACTTTAACAAATGTAGGGATCAAGGACTTTGTATTTAATCCTAACTTTAATGTGTATCCTAATCCGACTGGAGGGGATGTGACCATAGATCTAGGGAGAGTTTATCAAAATATTGAAATAAATGTGTTTGACGGTGTTGGTCAGCAAGTGATGGGACCGATACAAAGAAATAATACGGATAAATTAAGTTTAGAATTAATCGGAGAAAGAGGAGTGTATTTTATTCAAGTGGAGATGGATGGGGTAACATCACTTTTTAATATTGTGAAAAATTAA
- a CDS encoding TonB family protein yields MKYLVAFILISLSVGLSAQDTTTVYLKHDFSKTSQKKAFYYQKKVKVNKEVSYSEIYTMKGVMYQKGYYQNKDSKIRDGQFETFYSDGSLHQTGKYLNNIQVGLWTIYYPTGEKKSYGNYNAEGEKDSIWISLHQNGKVKSTGQYLNGNRLGEWIGFFDDGDKEYTKHYNEEGKLHGTYVFYGSEKLVYDTGAYENGDKIGEWKYYFNSGKPSGVVVYEQGEAVSATYWNEDGKEVNPKKQVVNQEPVFPGGESEMYAFLGKNLRYPPDARDSDIQGRLYASFIIDENGEIIDIKILRGLCPSIDHEAIRVIKSMPNWLPGISENRKTRVKYNLPIVFKLS; encoded by the coding sequence ATGAAATACTTAGTTGCCTTCATACTGATAAGTTTAAGTGTTGGTCTATCAGCACAGGATACAACAACCGTTTACTTGAAACATGATTTCTCAAAGACCAGCCAAAAGAAAGCTTTTTACTACCAAAAAAAGGTGAAAGTAAATAAGGAGGTATCATACTCTGAAATCTATACGATGAAAGGGGTGATGTATCAAAAAGGATATTATCAAAACAAGGATAGTAAAATTAGAGATGGACAATTTGAAACGTTTTATTCGGATGGGAGTTTGCATCAAACTGGCAAATATTTAAATAATATTCAGGTTGGACTTTGGACGATTTATTATCCTACAGGAGAAAAGAAGTCCTATGGTAATTACAATGCTGAAGGCGAAAAAGACTCGATTTGGATCAGCTTACATCAAAACGGTAAAGTCAAAAGTACTGGCCAATATTTAAATGGTAATCGTTTGGGAGAGTGGATTGGTTTTTTTGATGATGGAGATAAAGAATATACCAAACATTATAATGAGGAGGGGAAACTCCATGGTACCTACGTGTTTTATGGATCTGAAAAATTAGTTTATGATACAGGTGCATATGAAAATGGAGATAAAATAGGAGAGTGGAAGTACTATTTTAATTCCGGGAAACCTAGTGGTGTAGTTGTTTATGAACAAGGGGAAGCTGTAAGCGCTACTTATTGGAATGAAGATGGTAAAGAAGTCAATCCTAAAAAACAGGTAGTCAATCAAGAGCCTGTATTTCCCGGTGGAGAATCAGAAATGTATGCGTTCCTGGGTAAAAACCTACGTTACCCACCTGATGCTCGAGATAGTGATATTCAGGGTAGGTTATATGCTTCATTTATTATAGATGAAAATGGTGAAATTATCGACATTAAAATTCTAAGAGGTTTATGTCCTTCCATAGATCATGAAGCCATAAGAGTGATTAAATCAATGCCTAATTGGCTACCTGGGATTAGCGAGAACAGAAAGACGCGTGTGAAATATAATTTGCCTATAGTTTTTAAGTTGAGTTAG
- a CDS encoding helix-turn-helix transcriptional regulator, translating into MQYKKIQPNQALNSVVDHFWFFQVEKSDLPFQQTLFPFGRFELFFELNGEHKVFFSGHLKNTVSIVYTEPFKAVGVSLNAWSADFLMQIPMVDFSSKTTDISDISEYRDVSDMLHTAQNEEEIIDVLEKSLFQKIERYQTDPISLWIAHLIKNNTDLTLDQFDFSKIGLSRRRIEQKFVTHTGVSMGKYLGLSRFEKALIALERSDQSDLTTIGLDLGYYDQSHFIRKFKGYSGVTPKQFMHRYSQIPERPIRDLMFL; encoded by the coding sequence ATGCAGTACAAAAAAATCCAACCGAATCAGGCGTTAAATTCTGTCGTAGATCATTTTTGGTTTTTTCAGGTGGAGAAATCCGATTTACCTTTTCAGCAGACTCTTTTTCCATTTGGTCGTTTTGAATTGTTTTTTGAATTGAATGGAGAACATAAGGTCTTCTTTTCTGGTCATTTAAAAAATACGGTAAGCATTGTGTATACCGAGCCTTTTAAAGCTGTTGGTGTTAGTTTGAATGCGTGGTCAGCAGATTTTTTAATGCAGATTCCCATGGTTGATTTTTCATCTAAAACCACTGATATATCTGATATAAGTGAATATCGTGATGTATCGGATATGCTTCATACGGCACAGAATGAAGAAGAAATAATAGATGTTTTAGAAAAGAGTTTGTTTCAAAAAATAGAGCGTTATCAAACTGATCCTATTTCGTTATGGATTGCCCATCTCATTAAAAACAATACAGATCTAACGCTAGATCAATTCGACTTTTCAAAAATTGGACTGAGTAGAAGAAGGATAGAGCAGAAATTTGTAACCCATACCGGAGTTTCTATGGGGAAATATCTGGGACTCTCTCGATTTGAAAAGGCGCTTATAGCTCTGGAAAGAAGTGATCAAAGTGATTTAACCACCATTGGGTTGGATTTAGGATATTATGATCAATCCCACTTTATTAGAAAGTTTAAAGGTTATTCTGGGGTTACGCCAAAACAATTTATGCATCGTTATTCTCAAATTCCGGAACGCCCTATTCGTGATTTAATGTTTTTATAG
- a CDS encoding class I SAM-dependent methyltransferase, translated as MDLTNNVDYIKLNKESWESRLQTHLDSEFYAVAKFKQGASSLNQIELDMLGDIQGKSILHLQCHFGQDSMSLSRMGAQVTGVDFSEDSIKKAQEIAFELGLDTQFVCCDIYDLKNHLDQKFDIVFTTYGTITWLPDLDRWADIIQHFLKPGGEFVFAEFHPFVWMFDDDLKKVIYNYDNKEAIVEEEEGTYANPDSKITQTSMTWNHAMSEVLTSLIQHKLMITDIMEYDYAPYPFVKNCEEFETGKYRITHFKNRIPLVYSIKAIKTQ; from the coding sequence ATGGACTTAACAAATAATGTGGATTACATCAAACTGAATAAAGAATCCTGGGAATCTCGACTACAAACACATTTAGATTCAGAATTTTATGCGGTAGCAAAATTTAAACAAGGAGCCAGTTCCTTAAACCAAATAGAATTGGATATGCTAGGTGATATTCAAGGTAAATCCATTTTGCATTTACAATGTCATTTCGGGCAAGACTCGATGTCTTTAAGCCGGATGGGAGCCCAGGTTACCGGAGTTGATTTTTCAGAAGATTCAATAAAAAAGGCGCAAGAAATAGCCTTTGAGCTTGGGTTGGATACACAATTCGTATGTTGTGATATCTATGACTTAAAGAATCACTTAGACCAGAAATTCGATATTGTATTTACAACATATGGTACAATCACCTGGCTTCCTGACCTGGATCGTTGGGCCGATATCATTCAACATTTTCTAAAACCAGGTGGCGAATTTGTGTTTGCAGAATTTCATCCCTTTGTATGGATGTTTGATGATGATCTCAAAAAAGTCATTTACAACTACGATAACAAGGAGGCAATTGTTGAAGAGGAAGAAGGTACTTATGCCAATCCAGACTCCAAAATCACACAAACCAGTATGACCTGGAATCACGCCATGAGCGAAGTTCTGACCAGTTTAATTCAGCATAAACTGATGATAACTGATATTATGGAATACGATTACGCACCATATCCATTTGTAAAAAACTGCGAGGAATTTGAAACAGGAAAATATAGGATCACACATTTTAAAAACAGAATTCCGCTGGTATACTCTATTAAGGCAATTAAAACTCAATAA
- a CDS encoding DUF2293 domain-containing protein, which yields MHTFTRNVYVTKKETLSCQRCKRSVRFGEKFVAESEEHRGTCFKCSPYVNAAFLEPGDAAMTRRSKKHSSYCGVLYVWNKRRRRFERKGQYVEAVAIELAKKECLADQEKRAKNNAKAAVKRAAEDKIYVAEFSKAIRNRYPNCPKGREEAIAQHACEKYSGRVGRTADAKQFDAKMIDLAVEAHIRHAETDYDSQFNKGKTKRMIRSEVKSDITSILRRWRKS from the coding sequence ATGCACACTTTTACACGAAATGTATATGTAACCAAAAAGGAAACACTTAGTTGTCAAAGGTGTAAAAGGTCGGTGCGTTTTGGAGAAAAGTTTGTAGCTGAATCAGAAGAACATCGTGGAACTTGTTTTAAATGTTCGCCATATGTAAATGCAGCTTTTTTGGAACCTGGTGATGCTGCGATGACGAGAAGATCAAAAAAGCATTCGAGTTATTGTGGTGTATTATATGTCTGGAATAAAAGACGTAGACGTTTTGAACGTAAAGGTCAATATGTAGAAGCAGTAGCAATAGAGTTGGCAAAAAAAGAGTGTTTAGCGGATCAGGAGAAAAGAGCGAAAAACAATGCAAAAGCCGCTGTGAAAAGAGCAGCAGAGGATAAAATCTATGTGGCAGAATTTTCAAAAGCCATTCGAAATAGATACCCCAATTGTCCAAAAGGAAGAGAAGAAGCTATTGCGCAACATGCGTGCGAGAAGTATAGTGGAAGAGTGGGTAGAACCGCTGACGCTAAGCAATTTGATGCCAAGATGATTGATTTGGCTGTGGAAGCGCATATTCGTCATGCTGAAACGGATTACGACAGTCAATTCAATAAAGGCAAAACGAAAAGGATGATTCGTTCGGAAGTAAAAAGTGATATTACTTCAATTTTGAGGAGATGGCGTAAGTCATAG
- a CDS encoding HAMP domain-containing histidine kinase yields the protein MRSRYTSVLWRLVLLILLVSGGTLAFVYQYWELGALAVLLMFVVVWSTLQWMFQMHSKVHLFFEGVKYEDGSLRFSTDQNDPHLNELYQKLNEMNEVITDIRIREANSERFFKEFMKRSASGLIAVDDEQFVEIVNDTALQIIGLPNLTHMRRLEQHQPTLFALMQNLKPDQSEHLKILDGNQLKLVAVKVAQIRFSDKTYRIFSLYDIKTEVEAHELDTWQKLMRIMAHEIMNSIAPITSLSQTLSGYFIQNDTPVQLAQLQQTDIDNTVKGLQVIGERASGLRGFVDNYRKLTKIPEPEFGVIHLQNWLDSVVLLFRGQAEDLEIELNVSNQYPQEVFHGDERLLTHVVLNLLQNAVQALENSSDKKIEVIAEQGVNGALKLRVIDNGKGFLPEEQDKIFLPFYTSKENGSGIGLSLSKQIMRKHKGSISASSESGRTEFVLEV from the coding sequence ATGCGCTCTAGATATACCTCGGTTTTATGGCGTCTGGTCTTATTGATTCTTTTGGTCTCCGGAGGAACGCTGGCTTTTGTGTATCAATATTGGGAATTGGGAGCATTGGCTGTATTGCTCATGTTTGTGGTTGTGTGGAGCACTTTGCAGTGGATGTTTCAAATGCATAGCAAAGTGCATTTGTTTTTTGAAGGGGTGAAGTATGAAGATGGGAGTTTGCGATTTTCTACAGATCAGAATGACCCGCATCTCAACGAATTGTATCAGAAGCTAAACGAGATGAATGAGGTCATCACAGATATTAGAATTCGTGAAGCCAATAGCGAACGATTTTTTAAAGAATTTATGAAGCGATCAGCTAGCGGATTGATTGCTGTGGATGATGAACAATTTGTTGAGATTGTAAACGATACTGCGCTTCAAATCATTGGCTTACCGAATTTAACTCATATGCGTAGGTTGGAGCAACATCAACCTACATTGTTTGCTTTAATGCAAAATTTAAAACCGGATCAAAGTGAGCATTTAAAGATTTTGGATGGAAATCAATTAAAGCTTGTGGCGGTGAAAGTAGCACAGATTCGGTTCTCAGATAAAACGTATCGCATTTTCTCTTTGTATGACATCAAAACCGAGGTTGAAGCCCACGAGTTGGATACCTGGCAGAAGTTGATGCGCATCATGGCACATGAGATCATGAATTCTATTGCACCGATTACTTCTTTAAGTCAAACTTTGAGTGGTTATTTTATTCAAAATGACACTCCGGTACAGTTAGCTCAATTGCAACAAACGGATATTGATAATACCGTGAAAGGACTGCAGGTGATAGGAGAGCGGGCGAGTGGACTCCGTGGTTTTGTGGATAATTACCGTAAATTGACTAAGATTCCGGAACCGGAATTTGGAGTGATTCATCTGCAAAACTGGTTAGATTCTGTAGTATTACTTTTTAGAGGACAAGCAGAGGATTTAGAGATTGAACTAAACGTAAGTAATCAGTATCCGCAAGAGGTATTTCATGGTGATGAAAGACTTTTAACACATGTGGTGTTGAATTTACTTCAGAATGCGGTACAAGCGCTGGAAAATAGCTCAGATAAGAAAATTGAAGTGATTGCTGAACAAGGAGTAAATGGAGCGCTGAAACTTCGTGTGATTGATAATGGAAAGGGATTTCTGCCTGAAGAACAGGATAAAATCTTCTTGCCATTTTATACGTCCAAAGAAAATGGTTCAGGAATTGGTTTGAGTTTGTCTAAGCAGATTATGCGGAAACATAAGGGGAGTATTTCTGCCAGTTCGGAATCTGGTAGAACGGAGTTTGTTTTGGAGGTTTGA
- a CDS encoding sigma-54-dependent Fis family transcriptional regulator: MKTGRILIVDDNQSALSALRLMLQSDFEEIECLANPNLIKEQLDRNDFDVALLDMNFSAGLNTGNEGLYWLQEIKKWSPQIEVIMITAYGDVELAVKALKLGAVDFVLKPWDNEKLRATLQSALKLRQSHQKLSEMKQRESYLKDALQSRNELIGQSEAMQKVLRMAEKVAATDANVLITGENGTGKAVIAEQIHRLSARHQGLLMNVDMGAIPENLFESELFGYKKGAFTDAKSDKPGKFQLADKGTLFLDEIGNLTMPLQSKILVALESRTVFPLGTSKAVPVDIRLIAASNANLDQMVQEGSFRQDLLYRINTIQIELPPLRERGEDIELLATHFLKVYQKKYQKPHLRLGTQALRKLNNYHWPGNVRELQHTIEKAVILSEGDVLMPADFDLKAVNSSMPKELPSLSEMEKDLIINAMDRYQGNLSLVAEKLGVTRQTLYNKIKRYAL; the protein is encoded by the coding sequence ATGAAAACCGGACGAATTTTAATCGTAGATGACAACCAAAGCGCTTTGAGTGCTTTGCGATTGATGTTGCAGAGTGACTTTGAAGAAATCGAGTGTTTGGCCAACCCGAATTTGATCAAAGAACAGCTGGATCGTAATGACTTTGATGTGGCTTTGTTGGATATGAACTTTTCTGCCGGATTAAATACTGGCAATGAAGGATTGTACTGGTTACAGGAGATTAAAAAATGGAGTCCGCAGATCGAAGTGATCATGATCACTGCATATGGAGATGTGGAATTGGCTGTAAAAGCACTGAAATTAGGTGCGGTAGATTTTGTGCTTAAACCCTGGGATAATGAAAAGCTACGTGCGACCTTGCAATCCGCTTTAAAGTTGCGTCAATCGCATCAGAAGTTATCGGAGATGAAACAGCGTGAATCTTATCTCAAAGATGCGCTACAGTCCCGGAATGAACTGATAGGGCAATCTGAAGCCATGCAAAAAGTATTGCGGATGGCGGAAAAGGTGGCAGCTACCGATGCCAATGTTTTGATTACAGGAGAGAATGGAACCGGGAAAGCCGTAATTGCGGAACAAATCCATAGGTTATCTGCCCGTCATCAAGGTTTGTTGATGAATGTAGATATGGGTGCCATTCCGGAAAACTTATTTGAAAGTGAGTTGTTTGGATATAAAAAAGGCGCGTTTACCGATGCGAAATCCGATAAACCGGGTAAATTTCAATTGGCAGATAAAGGCACTTTGTTTTTAGATGAGATTGGAAATTTAACCATGCCATTGCAATCTAAGATTCTGGTAGCGTTGGAAAGTCGAACGGTGTTTCCTTTAGGAACGAGTAAAGCGGTTCCTGTAGATATCCGATTGATTGCTGCATCAAATGCCAATTTGGACCAAATGGTACAAGAGGGAAGTTTTAGACAAGATTTATTGTATCGGATTAATACCATTCAGATTGAGTTGCCGCCATTAAGAGAACGGGGAGAAGATATTGAATTATTAGCAACTCATTTTTTGAAGGTATATCAGAAAAAGTATCAGAAACCACATCTAAGACTGGGAACCCAGGCTTTACGTAAACTTAATAATTACCATTGGCCTGGGAATGTTCGGGAATTGCAACATACCATTGAAAAAGCGGTGATTTTATCGGAAGGAGATGTATTGATGCCGGCAGATTTTGATTTAAAAGCAGTAAATTCATCTATGCCCAAAGAATTACCATCACTTTCGGAAATGGAAAAAGACTTGATTATTAACGCGATGGATCGTTATCAGGGGAATTTGTCTTTGGTGGCAGAGAAACTGGGCGTGACACGTCAGACATTGTACAACAAAATCAAACGTTATGCGCTCTAG